The DNA sequence GAAGCATGGCTTGGGCCAGCTTGACCGGGTCTCCCGGTTGCTGGTAGCTCAGTTGGGAGGCGATTTGACGAACCTTACCGACCGTCTCGGCGTAATCGGGAATCTCGGTAGCAGTGCGCTGGAGCGAACTGCCATCGAGGAAATTGGTGCGGAAGTAGCCCGGCTCGACCACCGTGGCATGGATGCCCAGCGGCGCTAATTCATCGTGCAGCGCTTCGGTGATGCCTTCAACGGCAAACTTGGTTGAGGAGTAGACGCCCCATCCCGGCGTAGAGCGATAGCCCCCAATCGACGAAAGGTTGATGATATGTCCAGAGCGGCGCTGACGCATGCTGGGTAGTACCGCACGGGTCATATTCAATAGCCCAAAGACATTCGTGCGATAGACCCGCTCAACCTCTTGGGCGCTGGTTTCTTCAATGCCGCCCAGGATGCCGAATCCAGCATTGTTGACGAGGACATCAATCTGCCCAAAGCGTTCTAGTCCGGCTACCACGGCCGCCTGTACTTGAGCCTCGTCGGTGATGTCCAGGCTGAGCGTCAAGGCATTGGGGTTCGACTCGAATTGCTCCAGATCAGACGTTTTGCGAGCGGTTGCAATAAGTTGATCGCCTGCGGCCAGAACGGCTTTTGCGATTTCGGCCCCAATTCCACGGGACGCACCGGTAATGAACCATGTTTTTTGAGTCATCGGTCTATCTCCTTTATTGCCTTATCCTTTCATTGCCTTTCGGGCATGGGTTCATAGTAGGTTTTGGTGCAAGGGTTATAAATACACAGACCTTGCAGATCATTGCCTAATTGTCTCAAGCAGGAGAGCGGCGCTCAGAAGCATCCTCTCGAGTAGGGGCAGCCAACCGCTGAGCGGGATGTCTATGACACACCGCTCAGCGGTTACAAAGAGCTGCCGAGAGATCGTGATGCTGCTTTGTGGCGCGGGGCAACTAGCCTGAACCAATATCCAAAAAATGCTGAGCCTTTTGTTTGGTGTCTCGGTCTTGCGTATTTGCATACTATGGCCTCGGCTGGATTCTGCCCCCTTCAACGCCTGTTGCCAAACGCTAGGCCGTCCTGATGCCTTAGGGTTCTGTGGCTCCCTGGCCGTTTCCGGCCAGACCTCAGTTAGACTCCCCTAGCCTCAATGACTGTCAAAGGGGTAGACCTTCCCAGGTAAGAACGTGAACTGTCAATGCACCGCCGCGTCATTTACCGTATCCTCCGAACCAAAAGGCTTCGTTGTGTTGTGCCAACTCGCCCCGGGAACTCGGCCTTCTATGACGTTTCTGTCCGTCGGCCCGCACTTTTGCCGCTAGCTTCCTATGCTTTCGGCAGGCTGCGCCAACAGACCCTTGCTCGCGGAAACGCCCTTGCCTTAAGCTAGTGGTTGTCCATCTCTCGGCTCTTATGACTTTCGAGCATTTGGAAAGCTGGTCCTCCCACAGGGGACTTTCACCCCATTAGTTCACGCCCGTGCTGGGCGTACCCAATGCGTTGGTGCGGATGGTACAGAGTTTATTAGTGGGCATTCAAGGCGCTCTGCCGCCGCACAACTTCTTCGTTAGCCTGCTAAATATGTTGTTCAGTTTTCCTAAGTACTTGACATTTTTTAGATAATTGAGTTAGAGAACATATATCAAAACAGAACTTCTCCCGCCATGAGAGTAGCGATCGCCCTTACTACCACTACCACCCCAACTATCCATCTAGGAGGGTCGTAAGGCGCTGCACACAAATACAGTCTTACTACTTTAGTTGCCCTCCAGACAGAATCTGGGGGGCAATGTTTTTGAATGGAAAGGAATGCTCATGTTACTGATGATGCTGCTTGCAATAAATACTAATACCACCACTACCATCACGCCAGGAGGGACGTGACGATTAGATTGCATATGCAATTTTTTCTAAACCCTCCGAGCCAAGATTGGAGGGTTTTTTGTTGCCAAATTACTTTTACATCAGGAGAAACTAAAATGGCGGATCACCGTGAACTTGCAAGAGATATGGACTTGTTTCATTTTGAGGAGCATAGTCCGGGAATGGTGTTTTGGCACTCCCAAGGGTTTCAGCTTTTTCGCAGCATTGAAAACTTGATGCGACAAGTTTATCAAGCCTATAACTTTGAAGAAGTGCGATCGCCCATTGCGCTGAGCCGATCACTCTGGGAACGTTCAGGGCATTGGGAAAAATTTCGCAAGGGGATGTTTGTGGTGGGCAGTGGAGAGCCAGAGGCAGACAATGACTCAGCTCAATCCATCCTCAACCCTGACTATGCGCTCAAGCCCATGTCTTGCCCTGCCCACATCGCCATTTATCAGTCCCACAAGCGCAGCTATCGAGAGCATCCCATGCGATTGATGGAGTTTGGCATGTGTCATCGCAATGAACTCTCTGGAACCTTGTCGGGCTGTATGCGACTACGACAGTTTGTTCAGGATGATGCTCATATCTTCTGCCGAGAATCTGATGTGCAGCATGAAATCGGCAATTTCCTCAAAATGGTGCAGCAGGTCTACGCTGCCTTTGGCTATGACCACTTTTCCTTGCAAATTTCTCTGAGACCTGAGCAACGGCTTGGCTCTGATGACCTCTGGGATCGCGCTGAGTCGTTGTTAATCGAAGCCGTTCAATCACTAGGGCACAGCTACCAATTAGCTCCAAAGGAAGGAGCATTCTACGGGCCAAAACTCGAAATTAGTTTGCAAGATCAGTTGGGGCGATCGTGGCAGTGTGGCACGTTTCAAGTTGATTTTAACCTTCCTCAGGTGTTTGAGTTAGCGTTTGTGAATGAACAGGGAGAACTGGAACGACCTGTCATGCTGCATCAGGCAATTTTAGGGTCGCTAGAGCGGTGGATCGGCATTTTGTTAGAACACCATCGCGGTGTCCTCCCCGTTTGGGCCGCCCCGACACAGATTGCGATCGCCTCTATTTCTAACAAGGCATCTGTCTGGGCAGAAACGATTTTCTCTCGGCTCAAGCAACTGGGGATTAGAGTAGAACTTCACAATCAAGATCGAACAATTAGCAAGAAAATTCGGGACCTCTCCAAACGCAGGGTTCCGTTGATTGCGATTGTGGGTGAGCAGGAAGCTAAGAGCCAAACGTTGAACCTTCGACGTTTGGGTGCTGTCGAACAACAAGAAATCAGCCTTGCTCAACTTGAGCTTATGTTGGCAGATCTTGCCATGCCGAGCGTACGTTTGTCATCCTGATTACCAGAAGAAGATACGCAATTGCAAGCTGCAATAAGATTTAAAGGTTATACCTGAAGTGTTATCAGATTATCGAGCTGGAGAATGAACACAGCGAAAGATCACTATGATCAGCAGATTGCCTCTGTTTATAGTTGGATGACGGGTGCTCCAGAAACAGCACTTAAACGCAATCATGACCTTTTCCGTCAGCTTGGGCTTGATTCAACACCACGGGGATTAGCCATCGATTTAGGAGCAGGATCGGGATTTCAATCCATTCCATTAGCAGAGTTGGGATTCCCAGTCGTTGCTGTGGATTTTTGTGCAGCGTTATTGTCAGAATTGAGTGCTCGTGCCAAGTATCTTCCTGTCCGCACGGTTCACGACGACATTCTTAACTTCTCCAAGCATGTCAAAGAGCAAGCGAAGGTCATTGTTTGCATGGGCGACACGCTGACACATTTGGAGTCATTGAGTTCAGTCCAGTCTTTACTCTTGAACATAAAATGTGCATTGGTTAAAGATGGTAAACTGATTTTGACTTTCCGTGACTACGCTTCTGCAGAGCCTGACAGAACACAGCGTTTTATCCCTGTCCAAAGTGATGAGTCTACAATTCTCACCTGTTTTCTTGAGTATCATGAAGACTTTGTGGAAGTCTACGACCTACTTTATCGAAAGATTGGAGAACAATGGATATTGAATGTTAGTTCTTATCCGAAGTTACGCATCAATAAAAACTGGATTTTTGATCAGCTACAAAAAGAAGGATTTCAAGTGGTTCGGAATGAAACAATCAATGGAATGATATGTATTGCTGCCAATGCACTGGAACTTTGAAGTACACTGGGTTCTAGCAAAAACTATTTGCGTCCGGTGATTGCGCACGTTAGGTTGCCAAATTGCAAGAGTATGACAGAGTTACTGAGATGCAAGAGTATGGCAGGAACAGTTAACAAACGATCATCAAGTTTTGTAGTTGCTATCAGTGGGCC is a window from the Leptolyngbya subtilissima AS-A7 genome containing:
- a CDS encoding oxidoreductase; the encoded protein is MTQKTWFITGASRGIGAEIAKAVLAAGDQLIATARKTSDLEQFESNPNALTLSLDITDEAQVQAAVVAGLERFGQIDVLVNNAGFGILGGIEETSAQEVERVYRTNVFGLLNMTRAVLPSMRQRRSGHIINLSSIGGYRSTPGWGVYSSTKFAVEGITEALHDELAPLGIHATVVEPGYFRTNFLDGSSLQRTATEIPDYAETVGKVRQIASQLSYQQPGDPVKLAQAMLQLANADAPPLRLPLGTDTLQAIAQKNAYVEQETAQWRALAESTDYR
- the thrS gene encoding threonine--tRNA ligase encodes the protein MADHRELARDMDLFHFEEHSPGMVFWHSQGFQLFRSIENLMRQVYQAYNFEEVRSPIALSRSLWERSGHWEKFRKGMFVVGSGEPEADNDSAQSILNPDYALKPMSCPAHIAIYQSHKRSYREHPMRLMEFGMCHRNELSGTLSGCMRLRQFVQDDAHIFCRESDVQHEIGNFLKMVQQVYAAFGYDHFSLQISLRPEQRLGSDDLWDRAESLLIEAVQSLGHSYQLAPKEGAFYGPKLEISLQDQLGRSWQCGTFQVDFNLPQVFELAFVNEQGELERPVMLHQAILGSLERWIGILLEHHRGVLPVWAAPTQIAIASISNKASVWAETIFSRLKQLGIRVELHNQDRTISKKIRDLSKRRVPLIAIVGEQEAKSQTLNLRRLGAVEQQEISLAQLELMLADLAMPSVRLSS
- a CDS encoding class I SAM-dependent methyltransferase, yielding MNTAKDHYDQQIASVYSWMTGAPETALKRNHDLFRQLGLDSTPRGLAIDLGAGSGFQSIPLAELGFPVVAVDFCAALLSELSARAKYLPVRTVHDDILNFSKHVKEQAKVIVCMGDTLTHLESLSSVQSLLLNIKCALVKDGKLILTFRDYASAEPDRTQRFIPVQSDESTILTCFLEYHEDFVEVYDLLYRKIGEQWILNVSSYPKLRINKNWIFDQLQKEGFQVVRNETINGMICIAANALEL